From the genome of Haladaptatus paucihalophilus DX253, one region includes:
- a CDS encoding 3-oxoacyl-[acyl-carrier-protein] synthase III C-terminal domain-containing protein, translated as MSVGITDYAVSLPSYHVTAEAYEEVWGRFAARIDRKTVLAYDEDAITMATESGRAVDGDGTETLTFATTSNPQSGSLASGPLSRALGIYGARRTLEFGNSWKAGLEALDVGLSFGSSLVVASDAPDAPRDEDAEHVLGAGSAAFVVGDDPLAVRVGSAHYVDAYLPAKFRMDGQVTDLSLGGYTTEGFVEALSTVVDDALEEANCAVEDIDHAVFPQDDVKMSWRGGARLGFDADQMSAGFVVKRMGFAGVASPLVGLAAALDAAESGSTILVAGYGYGHGASAFVFETTDRVEDEGASAGVGAALDATEELSYAEYARLQEVSN; from the coding sequence ATGAGCGTCGGCATAACCGACTACGCCGTCTCGCTTCCGTCCTACCACGTCACCGCCGAGGCGTACGAGGAGGTTTGGGGTCGATTCGCCGCGAGAATCGACCGCAAGACCGTCCTCGCCTACGACGAGGACGCCATCACGATGGCCACGGAGTCGGGGCGGGCAGTCGATGGAGACGGCACGGAGACGCTCACGTTCGCCACCACGTCGAACCCGCAGTCGGGGTCGTTGGCGAGTGGACCGCTCTCGCGGGCGCTCGGTATCTACGGGGCACGCCGGACGCTGGAGTTCGGCAACTCGTGGAAGGCGGGTCTCGAAGCACTCGACGTCGGACTCTCGTTCGGGTCGTCCCTCGTGGTTGCATCCGATGCGCCCGACGCCCCCCGAGACGAGGACGCAGAGCACGTCCTCGGTGCCGGGTCCGCGGCGTTCGTCGTCGGCGACGATCCGCTCGCGGTCCGCGTCGGAAGCGCCCACTACGTGGACGCCTACCTCCCGGCGAAGTTCCGAATGGACGGGCAGGTGACCGACCTCTCGCTCGGCGGATACACGACCGAGGGCTTCGTGGAAGCGCTCTCGACCGTCGTGGACGACGCCCTCGAGGAAGCGAACTGCGCTGTCGAGGATATCGACCACGCGGTGTTCCCGCAGGACGACGTGAAGATGTCGTGGCGCGGCGGTGCTCGACTCGGATTCGACGCCGACCAGATGAGTGCCGGGTTCGTCGTCAAGCGCATGGGATTCGCGGGCGTCGCCTCGCCCCTCGTCGGTCTCGCCGCGGCTCTCGACGCCGCGGAGTCGGGTTCTACAATCCTCGTCGCCGGATACGGGTACGGCCACGGCGCGAGCGCGTTCGTCTTCGAGACGACCGATAGAGTCGAAGACGAGGGCGCGTCGGCTGGCGTCGGTGCCGCACTCGACGCGACCGAGGAGTTGAGTTACGCCGAGTACGCGCGATTGCAGGAGGTGTCGAACTGA
- a CDS encoding ABC transporter substrate-binding protein, with amino-acid sequence MIEKLNRRSFLKSTGTTAAIGSLALAGCTENGGTKDGSSSGDEEMTDTLKFYSWGGSTQEALNKHVIEPFEEEYDVTVKQSSFGGQDKMLANVRSSPEGSYDVIMPSTASSYAAAKQGLVEPLRLDNIETWSNLMPVFKDFIVDPGEEIHTAPLYYGTIGMAYNTDHIDDSNGLSWDMTFDQQFKGNVAMEGVPYIRTFTTALKLGMDPNKMAGDAGSYEDGVQNVYDAMAEQHKLVKKYWTSGQELTSLFSNETAYVGEAWGGRILSLQDEGYDNLKYGIPKEGAMGWTDTLAIAKGSKNRYTAEKFIEFAYRDDVIKNLAPEIGYPPATKVTSSDIKALPDFDSSGGENLKFQDMKFKNEHQQEWSQTFEQIKLGNY; translated from the coding sequence ATGATAGAGAAACTCAACCGCCGTTCGTTCCTGAAATCCACCGGGACGACGGCGGCAATCGGTTCTTTGGCTCTGGCAGGGTGCACGGAGAACGGAGGGACGAAAGACGGCTCGTCCTCCGGCGATGAGGAGATGACCGATACGCTGAAGTTCTACTCGTGGGGAGGGTCGACCCAAGAGGCCCTCAACAAGCACGTCATCGAACCGTTCGAAGAGGAGTACGACGTCACGGTCAAGCAGTCGAGCTTCGGCGGGCAGGACAAGATGCTGGCCAACGTCCGGTCGAGTCCGGAGGGCTCCTACGACGTCATCATGCCCTCGACCGCGAGTTCCTACGCGGCGGCGAAGCAGGGCCTCGTCGAACCGCTCCGTCTCGACAACATCGAGACGTGGTCGAACCTCATGCCAGTGTTCAAGGACTTCATCGTCGACCCCGGCGAGGAGATCCACACCGCACCGCTGTACTACGGCACCATCGGGATGGCATACAACACCGACCACATCGACGATTCCAACGGCCTCTCGTGGGACATGACCTTCGACCAGCAGTTCAAAGGCAACGTCGCCATGGAGGGCGTCCCGTACATCCGGACGTTCACCACGGCGCTCAAACTCGGCATGGACCCGAACAAGATGGCGGGCGACGCCGGGTCCTACGAGGACGGCGTACAGAATGTGTACGACGCGATGGCCGAACAGCACAAACTCGTCAAGAAGTACTGGACGAGCGGACAGGAACTGACGTCGCTGTTCTCCAACGAGACCGCCTACGTCGGCGAGGCGTGGGGCGGTCGCATCCTCTCGCTTCAGGACGAGGGGTACGACAACCTCAAGTACGGTATCCCGAAGGAAGGAGCCATGGGCTGGACGGACACGCTCGCCATCGCCAAGGGTTCGAAGAACCGGTACACCGCAGAGAAGTTCATCGAATTCGCCTACCGCGACGACGTCATCAAGAACCTCGCGCCCGAAATCGGGTATCCGCCAGCGACGAAAGTCACCTCAAGCGACATCAAGGCGCTCCCGGACTTCGACTCGTCCGGCGGTGAGAACCTGAAATTCCAGGATATGAAGTTCAAGAACGAACACCAACAAGAGTGGTCCCAAACGTTCGAGCAGATCAAGCTTGGGAACTACTGA
- a CDS encoding ABC transporter ATP-binding protein, whose translation MSYVQISGVTKRFGDVRAVNDVSFEAERGEFVSLLGPSGCGKTTTLRMIAGLETPTSGTIEIGGEVVTEQPPYERDIGMVFQHYALFPHKTVGENVGFPLKMRGVDKEERRTRVEEALEMVRLPGMVDRSPTELSGGQQQRVALARALVFEPNVLLMDEPLSALDRVLRQKMRIELERIQEEIGITTIYVTHDQMEAFSLSDRVIVLDSGELSQQGSPLDIYENPQSEFVGEFIGQSTKLAGTVTAEDDSVTLQTDSGLTLESTEQTLSPNDPALAFLRAEKLSISKVSTGAANELSATVTTMSYLGEKTLFFCTLSTGEEVTVAEHGFTGVEEYESGDEVFITIPAEELLLVNDKPEREPA comes from the coding sequence ATGAGCTACGTACAAATCTCCGGTGTTACGAAGCGGTTTGGTGACGTACGTGCGGTCAATGACGTCAGTTTCGAGGCCGAGCGCGGTGAGTTCGTCTCGCTTCTCGGTCCGTCAGGGTGCGGCAAGACGACGACGCTCCGTATGATTGCCGGACTCGAAACGCCGACGTCGGGAACCATCGAAATCGGTGGTGAGGTGGTGACCGAACAACCCCCTTACGAGCGCGACATCGGCATGGTGTTCCAGCACTACGCGCTCTTCCCGCACAAGACCGTCGGCGAGAACGTCGGGTTCCCGCTGAAGATGCGCGGCGTCGATAAAGAAGAACGGCGAACCCGTGTCGAGGAAGCCCTCGAAATGGTCCGACTGCCCGGCATGGTGGACCGCTCCCCGACCGAACTCTCCGGCGGCCAACAACAGCGCGTCGCCCTCGCGCGGGCGCTCGTGTTCGAGCCGAACGTCCTCTTGATGGACGAACCCCTCTCCGCGCTCGACCGCGTTCTTCGACAGAAAATGCGCATCGAACTGGAACGCATCCAAGAGGAGATCGGCATCACGACCATCTACGTCACCCACGACCAGATGGAGGCGTTTTCGCTGTCCGACCGCGTCATCGTCCTCGACAGCGGCGAACTCTCCCAACAGGGCAGTCCGCTCGACATCTACGAGAACCCACAGTCCGAGTTCGTCGGCGAGTTCATCGGTCAATCGACCAAACTCGCGGGGACTGTCACCGCCGAAGACGACAGTGTTACACTCCAGACCGACTCCGGCCTGACGCTCGAATCGACCGAACAGACGCTCTCGCCGAACGACCCCGCGCTGGCCTTCCTCCGGGCGGAGAAACTCAGCATCTCGAAGGTTTCGACCGGGGCCGCGAACGAACTGTCGGCGACGGTGACGACGATGAGTTATCTCGGCGAGAAGACGCTGTTCTTCTGTACCCTCTCGACCGGCGAGGAGGTGACAGTCGCTGAACACGGCTTCACCGGCGTCGAAGAGTACGAGTCTGGAGACGAGGTGTTCATCACGATTCCGGCGGAAGAACTCCTCCTCGTAAACGATAAGCCCGAGAGAGAACCCGCATGA
- a CDS encoding acetyl ornithine aminotransferase family protein — translation MSKQDGRSVEGPNIVTDLPGTKAKQLVEADGEVVSPSSPRAYPLAVESAQGLNVTDVDGNRFWDFASGIAVTNVGHRHPKVVAAAKDQLDVLVHPAFCDYYSPEPTRLAERLEAIAPGDSPKKVFFGNSGAEAVEAGMKLARHHTGRHRFIAFEGGFHGRTMGALSLTASKTKYKRGFGPLVPGVDHIPYPKPRKYGSDEAAMEATFDAFEDLIRTRVPVDEIAGIVVEPVQGEGGYVVPPEGFHQRLREFADDHGILLIADEVQAGFGRTGEWFGMDNWGVEPDITLMGKGIANGLPMSAMVAKESVMTWGAGTHASTYHGNPVAAAAANAVIDVIEEENLLDNATEVGAHLMDELDALAEEFPQIAEVRGLGLMIGAEFVDPETGEPDGDLSEAVMHTAWEHGLMILPCGQSTVRFAPPLTITKEQATVGVELFGEALAEALE, via the coding sequence ATGAGCAAGCAAGACGGTCGGTCAGTAGAGGGACCAAACATCGTGACGGACCTGCCGGGCACGAAGGCGAAGCAACTCGTCGAGGCGGACGGCGAAGTCGTCTCGCCGAGTTCGCCGCGGGCGTACCCGCTCGCCGTCGAGAGTGCGCAGGGACTGAACGTGACCGACGTGGACGGCAACCGCTTTTGGGACTTCGCCAGCGGTATCGCGGTGACGAACGTCGGCCACCGCCACCCGAAGGTCGTGGCGGCGGCGAAGGACCAACTCGACGTGCTGGTCCACCCGGCGTTCTGCGACTACTACTCGCCGGAGCCGACGCGACTGGCCGAACGACTCGAAGCGATTGCCCCCGGCGACTCCCCGAAGAAGGTGTTCTTCGGCAACAGCGGCGCGGAGGCGGTCGAAGCGGGGATGAAACTCGCGCGGCACCACACGGGCCGCCATCGATTCATCGCCTTCGAGGGCGGGTTCCACGGGCGGACGATGGGCGCGCTTTCGCTCACCGCGAGCAAGACGAAGTACAAGCGCGGGTTCGGCCCGCTCGTTCCCGGCGTGGACCACATTCCGTACCCGAAGCCCAGGAAGTACGGTAGCGACGAGGCCGCGATGGAAGCGACGTTCGACGCCTTCGAGGACCTGATTCGAACGCGCGTTCCCGTGGACGAAATCGCGGGTATCGTCGTCGAACCCGTACAGGGAGAGGGAGGCTACGTCGTGCCACCGGAGGGATTCCACCAACGCCTCCGCGAGTTCGCGGATGACCACGGTATCCTCCTCATCGCCGACGAGGTGCAGGCCGGATTCGGCCGCACCGGCGAGTGGTTCGGGATGGACAACTGGGGCGTCGAACCCGACATCACCCTGATGGGCAAGGGCATCGCCAATGGCCTCCCGATGTCCGCGATGGTCGCCAAAGAATCGGTGATGACGTGGGGAGCGGGAACGCACGCGAGCACGTACCACGGAAATCCCGTGGCTGCCGCCGCCGCGAACGCCGTCATCGACGTCATCGAAGAGGAGAACCTCCTGGACAACGCGACCGAGGTCGGCGCGCACCTGATGGACGAACTCGACGCGCTCGCGGAGGAGTTCCCGCAAATCGCGGAGGTGCGCGGCCTCGGCTTGATGATCGGTGCCGAATTCGTCGACCCTGAGACGGGCGAACCCGACGGCGACCTCTCCGAGGCGGTCATGCACACCGCGTGGGAACACGGCCTGATGATTCTCCCGTGCGGCCAGAGCACGGTCAGATTCGCGCCGCCGCTCACCATCACGAAAGAACAAGCCACGGTCGGTGTCGAACTCTTCGGCGAGGCGCTCGCGGAGGCGCTGGAGTAA
- a CDS encoding thiolase domain-containing protein, with protein MRDVALVGAGQSPYGEHPDAGIKELFESAYDAMVESVDRGFDADVLDGAYVGSLGVGGYQLGITGASLTSHLGLTGLPVQRVENACASGGFALLDAVHAVGSGASDAVLAGGVEKMLDLSGDRSKYWLGVSGDTEYERLAGMTFAGVYAIAAQRYLHETDAEHEHLSRVAVKNHENGAVNPKAQFQREVSLEKAQGAPEIADPLNLYDACPTTDGAACAMVVPADEAHEYTDDPVYITGFGGGSDHLALHDRDTITSLSAVREAANDAYDRAGRTADDIDFAEVHDCFTIAELLAYEDLGFADRGEGWRLIDEGRTRRDGDLPVNTSGGLKSKGHPLGATGIGQVVEVFDQLRGDAGERQVDGSVALSHNVGGSGGAATVFIYEVDA; from the coding sequence GTGCGCGACGTGGCACTCGTCGGCGCGGGCCAAAGTCCCTACGGGGAACACCCCGACGCTGGCATCAAGGAACTGTTCGAGTCGGCCTACGACGCGATGGTCGAGTCGGTCGACCGCGGATTCGACGCGGACGTCCTCGACGGAGCCTACGTCGGCAGTCTCGGCGTCGGCGGCTACCAACTCGGCATCACGGGCGCATCGCTCACGTCGCACCTCGGACTGACCGGTCTGCCGGTCCAGCGCGTCGAAAACGCCTGCGCCTCCGGCGGCTTCGCCCTGCTCGACGCGGTTCACGCCGTCGGGTCGGGCGCGAGCGATGCCGTCCTCGCGGGCGGGGTCGAGAAGATGCTGGACCTCAGCGGCGACCGGTCGAAGTACTGGTTGGGCGTCAGCGGCGACACCGAGTACGAGCGTCTCGCGGGTATGACGTTCGCGGGCGTCTACGCCATCGCCGCCCAGCGATATCTCCACGAGACCGATGCCGAACACGAGCACCTCTCGAGGGTCGCCGTCAAGAACCACGAGAACGGCGCGGTGAATCCCAAAGCCCAGTTCCAGCGCGAAGTCTCGCTGGAGAAGGCACAGGGTGCGCCGGAGATCGCCGATCCGCTGAACCTCTACGACGCCTGCCCGACGACCGACGGTGCGGCCTGTGCGATGGTCGTCCCGGCCGACGAAGCGCACGAGTACACCGACGACCCGGTGTACATCACCGGATTCGGCGGCGGCAGCGACCACCTCGCGCTCCACGACCGGGACACCATCACGTCGCTCTCGGCGGTCCGCGAGGCCGCGAACGACGCCTACGACCGTGCGGGGAGAACCGCCGACGACATCGACTTCGCGGAGGTCCACGATTGTTTCACCATCGCGGAACTCCTCGCCTACGAGGACCTCGGATTCGCCGACCGCGGCGAGGGGTGGCGACTCATCGACGAGGGTCGGACGCGACGAGACGGCGACCTGCCCGTCAACACGAGCGGCGGGTTGAAGTCGAAGGGTCACCCGCTGGGAGCGACCGGTATCGGACAGGTCGTGGAAGTGTTCGACCAACTCCGCGGCGACGCGGGCGAACGACAGGTCGATGGCAGCGTCGCACTCTCGCACAACGTCGGCGGGTCCGGCGGTGCGGCGACCGTCTTCATCTACGAGGTGGACGCATGA
- a CDS encoding Lrp/AsnC family transcriptional regulator encodes MADVNLDEKDFEILRWLDREGDVDLGVDELSDKLGISPSTVYYRIEKYREQGIVTGKVPQLDRKELGLNLTVISEIKSEYGPGYDDIGERLSNISGVQTAYFMVGEKSFILIAHLRDHDHLQQFIDDIIHTDGVAHSATNIVLKTFKDEPRLLVNYDDEDLEALRS; translated from the coding sequence ATGGCCGACGTAAACCTCGATGAGAAAGATTTCGAGATACTCCGCTGGTTGGACCGAGAAGGCGACGTGGACTTGGGCGTCGACGAACTGAGCGACAAACTCGGAATCAGTCCCTCGACGGTCTACTACCGCATTGAGAAGTACCGCGAGCAGGGCATCGTCACGGGGAAGGTGCCGCAATTGGACCGGAAGGAACTCGGACTGAACCTCACCGTCATCAGCGAAATCAAGAGTGAGTACGGTCCCGGATACGACGACATCGGCGAGCGTCTCTCGAACATCTCCGGCGTCCAGACGGCGTACTTCATGGTCGGTGAGAAGTCGTTCATCCTCATCGCCCACCTCCGCGACCACGACCACCTCCAGCAGTTCATCGACGACATCATCCACACCGATGGCGTCGCTCACTCGGCCACGAACATCGTCCTCAAGACGTTCAAGGATGAACCCCGTCTCCTCGTCAACTACGACGACGAGGACCTCGAAGCGCTTCGTTCCTGA
- a CDS encoding NAD(P)/FAD-dependent oxidoreductase: MQTTRTAVIGGGIVGSSVAYHLGETADADVTVFEQGELAGETTAASGAFCGLWGDEPPAYRRLKAYGVRLYNEFFEAPRMNSPYTLAPRLGIASTPEEARKLRAEARECAHGPVEYVPGDRLDAELLHPGVDTSTVEGALYRPNIGFLDATELAAEFVTRARNRGVTFEIDTRVEDVTTADGSVTGLVADGEHREFDAVVAAAGPWNTRIAGLVGLDLPIRHTLGPILIFDPPAGVPYDTFSVKHAESGVYFRQQPDGTVFAGHYPGGYDEAGRDIDPDDAPTAVPADLREKIRRVVETYFPWTEGARVADEWVGVRSLTPDAGAIAGWTEVDGFYVTGFNAAGIQLAPVIGHVVAEQLLRGNPTDYYDAVRLSRFDGFSDVFREREA, encoded by the coding sequence ATGCAAACGACACGAACCGCGGTAATCGGTGGCGGAATCGTCGGTTCGAGCGTCGCGTACCACCTCGGCGAGACGGCCGACGCGGACGTGACTGTCTTCGAACAGGGTGAACTCGCGGGTGAGACGACGGCCGCCTCGGGAGCGTTCTGCGGCCTCTGGGGCGATGAACCGCCGGCGTATCGCCGCCTCAAAGCGTACGGCGTTCGCCTCTACAACGAGTTCTTCGAGGCCCCGCGGATGAACTCGCCGTACACGCTCGCGCCCCGACTCGGAATCGCTTCGACACCGGAGGAAGCCCGAAAACTGCGAGCCGAGGCCCGCGAGTGCGCCCACGGACCGGTCGAGTACGTTCCCGGCGACAGACTCGACGCGGAACTCCTCCATCCGGGAGTGGACACGTCCACCGTCGAGGGTGCACTTTACCGTCCGAACATCGGATTTCTCGACGCGACCGAACTCGCCGCGGAGTTCGTCACACGAGCGCGGAATCGAGGTGTGACCTTCGAGATAGACACCAGAGTCGAGGACGTGACGACGGCTGACGGCTCCGTTACGGGTCTCGTCGCCGACGGCGAACACCGCGAGTTCGACGCCGTCGTCGCCGCGGCCGGACCGTGGAACACCCGTATCGCGGGATTGGTCGGCCTCGACCTCCCGATTCGACACACCCTCGGCCCGATTCTCATCTTCGACCCGCCCGCTGGCGTCCCGTACGACACGTTCAGCGTCAAACACGCCGAGAGCGGCGTCTATTTCCGCCAGCAACCCGACGGGACCGTCTTCGCGGGACACTACCCCGGCGGCTACGACGAGGCCGGACGCGACATCGACCCCGACGACGCGCCGACTGCGGTCCCCGCGGACCTCCGCGAGAAGATTCGGCGCGTGGTCGAAACGTACTTTCCGTGGACCGAGGGCGCGCGCGTCGCGGACGAGTGGGTCGGCGTGCGTTCGCTGACGCCGGACGCGGGCGCGATTGCCGGGTGGACCGAGGTAGACGGCTTCTACGTCACGGGCTTCAACGCCGCCGGTATCCAACTCGCGCCGGTCATCGGACACGTCGTCGCAGAACAGCTCCTTCGCGGAAATCCGACGGATTACTACGACGCGGTTCGGCTCTCGCGGTTCGATGGCTTCTCCGACGTGTTTCGTGAGCGGGAGGCATGA
- a CDS encoding 3-oxoadipate--succinyl-CoA transferase subunit B, translated as MSDLDYTDTELMITRAALELRNDDTVLVGVGVPNLACNLAKRTHAPDLQMIYESGTVDSNPDALPLSIGDPVLATGARSIVPMYEGFSRYLQSGRIDVGFLGGAQIDKRGNINSTVIGDYDDPKVRLPGSGGACEISSNAHRTLIITPHQKRRFPEEVDFITSPGYVEGREEMGLRGGPEAVITDKAVMKFDDNGEMYVDTLHVGVTRDEVQEATGWEVQFADDVTETPTPDDEEIRLIREKLDPDGIYTGGGD; from the coding sequence ATGAGCGACCTCGACTACACCGACACGGAGCTGATGATAACGCGCGCGGCGCTCGAACTGCGGAACGACGACACCGTTCTCGTCGGCGTCGGCGTCCCCAACCTCGCGTGTAACCTCGCCAAGCGGACGCACGCGCCGGATCTCCAGATGATATACGAATCGGGGACCGTCGATTCGAACCCCGACGCGCTCCCGCTCTCCATCGGTGACCCGGTCCTCGCAACAGGGGCGCGAAGCATCGTTCCGATGTACGAAGGTTTCAGTCGCTATCTGCAGTCCGGCCGCATCGACGTGGGCTTCCTCGGCGGCGCACAGATCGACAAACGCGGTAACATCAACTCGACCGTCATCGGCGACTACGACGACCCGAAGGTGCGGCTTCCGGGGAGCGGTGGAGCCTGCGAAATCTCCAGTAACGCCCACCGGACGCTCATCATCACGCCCCATCAGAAGCGCCGATTCCCCGAGGAGGTCGATTTCATCACCTCGCCGGGGTACGTCGAAGGACGCGAGGAGATGGGACTCCGCGGCGGCCCCGAGGCGGTCATCACCGATAAGGCCGTGATGAAATTCGACGACAACGGGGAGATGTACGTGGACACGCTTCACGTCGGCGTCACCCGCGACGAAGTACAGGAGGCCACCGGCTGGGAGGTCCAGTTCGCCGACGACGTGACCGAGACGCCGACCCCCGACGACGAGGAGATTCGACTCATCCGCGAGAAACTCGACCCCGACGGCATCTACACGGGTGGTGGCGACTAG
- a CDS encoding CoA transferase subunit A: protein MTKVTDLANAISGAVDDGDSVYLGGFTHLIPFAAGHEIIRQEYEDLHLMRATPDLVFDQMIAAGCASAVTFSWAGNPGVGSLRAFRRAVEDGVPNEITIDEYSHFGLVSRLFAGARDMPFVPLRSLVGSSLPEHNDSIRTVKNPFAPDEQVCVVPPLNPDVSIVRGQRASPEGDAHLWGITGDVVDAAFAADTVVLCVEEIVDTETLRSDPNRTEIPGTVVDYVVEAPYGSHPSYTQGYYGRDNAAYLEWDEMSKTHESTQEWLDEWVYGVEDRREYVEKLGAERLLDLEPTHDYAEPIDMGRYA from the coding sequence ATGACGAAGGTAACAGACTTGGCGAACGCGATATCGGGTGCCGTCGACGACGGGGATAGCGTCTACCTCGGTGGGTTCACGCATCTCATTCCCTTCGCCGCGGGCCACGAGATAATCAGACAGGAGTACGAGGACCTCCACCTCATGCGGGCGACACCGGATCTCGTCTTCGACCAGATGATAGCCGCCGGATGCGCCTCGGCGGTCACCTTCTCGTGGGCGGGCAACCCCGGCGTCGGGAGTCTTCGGGCCTTCCGGCGCGCCGTCGAAGACGGCGTTCCGAACGAGATAACTATCGACGAGTATTCGCACTTCGGCCTCGTCTCGCGCCTCTTCGCTGGCGCGCGGGACATGCCGTTCGTTCCCCTTCGGAGCCTCGTCGGGTCGAGTCTCCCGGAGCACAACGACAGTATCCGAACCGTCAAGAATCCGTTCGCCCCCGACGAGCAGGTCTGCGTCGTCCCGCCGTTGAATCCCGACGTTTCAATCGTCCGGGGGCAGCGCGCGAGTCCCGAGGGCGACGCGCACCTCTGGGGTATCACCGGCGATGTAGTCGACGCGGCCTTTGCCGCCGACACCGTCGTCCTCTGCGTCGAGGAAATCGTGGACACCGAGACGCTCCGAAGCGACCCCAACCGGACCGAAATTCCGGGAACCGTCGTCGATTACGTGGTCGAAGCGCCCTACGGGTCGCATCCGTCCTACACGCAGGGCTACTACGGCCGCGACAACGCCGCGTATCTCGAATGGGACGAGATGTCGAAGACGCACGAGTCAACCCAAGAGTGGCTCGACGAGTGGGTCTACGGCGTCGAAGACCGCCGCGAGTACGTCGAGAAACTCGGTGCCGAGCGCCTGCTGGACCTCGAACCGACCCACGACTACGCCGAACCCATCGACATGGGGCGATACGCATGA
- a CDS encoding M20 family metallopeptidase yields MSSDISSDTADGIATEIDPDETVELLQDVVRIPSPFFEEEAVAAYIFDWLDQRDLDPEYHAVFEPAITGFEGNNVVARLEGSDPDAPTVLLNGHMDTVQHVDGWKKDPCSGRIEDGKLYGQGSCDMKGGLASLLVAFEALSKRDLRGDVILTAVVDEEGPFGLGTDATIRDGLTDNCDLAVVTEPAPTITQQTIENPAIVLGARGRFLYEVTVTGTSAHGSQPDMGVNAALDAARLAAAFEGMGLGQHPKLGSGSVCLLSIEGGGEPLSVPDRCEIEIDRHVVPGETAESVLADAEQLVASLDLESDVDVSLRETPEPGMYFQPYVTDEDDPLVRPFFESIRTLFDTDPDVGYFSSIGDFNHLGGRAGIPTVIVGPSGANVHGTGEYVQLDEVVETAQVVADAVNRLVE; encoded by the coding sequence ATGTCTTCCGACATCTCATCCGACACAGCCGACGGTATCGCAACCGAGATAGACCCCGACGAGACGGTCGAGTTGCTCCAGGACGTGGTTCGGATTCCGAGCCCGTTCTTCGAGGAAGAAGCGGTCGCCGCGTACATCTTCGACTGGTTGGACCAACGTGACCTCGACCCCGAGTATCACGCGGTCTTCGAACCGGCCATCACCGGCTTCGAGGGAAACAACGTCGTCGCCCGCCTCGAAGGCTCCGACCCCGACGCGCCGACCGTCCTCCTGAACGGGCACATGGACACCGTGCAGCACGTCGACGGTTGGAAAAAAGACCCCTGTTCGGGCCGCATCGAGGACGGCAAACTGTACGGACAGGGTTCGTGCGACATGAAAGGTGGCCTCGCCTCGCTCCTCGTCGCCTTCGAGGCCCTCTCGAAGCGCGACCTCCGCGGCGACGTGATTCTCACGGCGGTCGTGGACGAAGAGGGGCCGTTCGGCCTCGGGACCGACGCGACGATTCGAGACGGCCTCACCGACAACTGCGACCTCGCCGTCGTCACCGAACCTGCGCCGACTATCACCCAACAGACCATCGAAAACCCGGCCATCGTCCTCGGCGCGCGCGGCCGCTTCCTCTACGAGGTAACTGTTACCGGGACGTCCGCACACGGGTCGCAACCGGACATGGGCGTGAACGCCGCACTCGACGCCGCGCGTCTCGCAGCGGCCTTCGAAGGGATGGGACTCGGCCAGCACCCGAAACTCGGGTCCGGTTCCGTCTGCCTGCTCTCCATCGAGGGGGGAGGAGAACCGCTCTCGGTCCCCGACCGCTGTGAGATAGAGATAGACCGCCACGTTGTGCCCGGCGAGACGGCCGAATCCGTCCTCGCGGACGCGGAGCAACTCGTCGCCAGCCTCGACTTGGAGAGCGACGTGGACGTTTCACTTCGGGAGACGCCGGAGCCGGGCATGTACTTTCAGCCCTACGTGACCGACGAGGACGACCCGCTCGTGCGGCCGTTCTTCGAGAGCATCCGCACGCTGTTCGACACCGACCCCGACGTGGGCTACTTCTCCAGCATCGGCGACTTCAACCACCTCGGCGGCCGCGCCGGGATTCCGACCGTCATCGTCGGACCCAGCGGCGCGAACGTCCACGGGACGGGCGAGTACGTCCAACTGGACGAAGTAGTCGAGACCGCACAGGTCGTCGCCGACGCAGTGAATCGGTTGGTCGAGTGA